The genomic interval CCCGCCCACGCCCGTAGCAAGCGCCCCATGACCTTCGCCTACACCCGCCCCCTGTCGCCGGCGGACGTCTCGGGGATCACGGGCCTGCTGGCCGACGAGGGGATCCCGGCCCGGCGCGCCGAGGGCAAGGTCGAGCGCTTCTTCGGCGCCCTCAGGGCCCGCTTCGCCAAGCGCTAGCCTCCGGTTTCCAAGCGAACAGCGCCCCGGCTTGCCGGGGCGCTGTTTTTGCTTGGAAAGGCTTACTTGACGAGGGTGACCTTGAGCATCTTGTCGGGCTTGGCGGGGTTCGCCCCGGGGCCCTCGGTGGCCTGCAGCTTGTCGACCACGTCCATGCCGCTGATGACCTGGCCGAAGACGGTGTAGCGGCCATCCAGCGAGGGCAGGGGCTGGAAGCCGATGTAGAACTGGCTGCCGCCGCTGTTGGGGGCCATGGTCTTGGCCATGGCGAGGCTGCCCCGGATGTGCTTGAGGCTGCTGTCGAGCTCGTCGGGGATGGTGTAGCCGGGGCCGCCGCCGCCCGTGCCCTCGGGGTCGCCGCCCTGGGCCACGAAGCCGGGGATGACCCGGTGGAAGACCAGGCCGTCGTAGAAGCCCTTCTTGACGAGCTTCTCGAAGTTGGCGACGGTCTTGGGGGCCTCCTTGGGGAAGAGCACCACGGTGAACTTGCCCTTGCTGGTGGTGAACTGGACCTTGGAGCCGAGCGTGACCTTGTGGCCCGCGGCCTTCTCCACCTCCTGGATGGCCTCCGGCTTGGCCTCGGTCTTGGCCTGGGCCTTGGCTTCGGCGGCTCCCGCGCTCGCGAGCATGGCGGCCAGGGAGAGAGGGATGGCGAGGGTTCGCAGCGACATAGGAGCCTCCTGTATGGGGGGAGCGGACGCGCCATTATAGAAGCGCTCGGCCAGGGGTGTAAAGGCCGCATCCTTGGGGAACATTGGGCTAACACGCGCGGCTAGAAGGATTGGAAATGAGCGGACCCAAGAACCCATCGCCCCCCAAGCCGGGAAAGGGCTTCAAGCTCACCCTTCCCAAGTTCAAGCCGCCGGCGCTGCCCGCGGTGAAGCTGCCCGCCCCCCCCTCCCATTTCGACGGGACCTTCCTGCTCGCCATGGTGCTGGTCGGCGGCCTGTCCGCGGGCTCGGCGGCGATCGCCGTGCGCTTCGCCATGCCGAGCCAGGTGGTGATCCAGCGCCCGAGCGATGCCGACCAGGAGCACGGCCGCTCCTACAACCCCGCGGGCTTCCCCGACATCACCACCGGCCCTAACGTGACCTCGGACTACAGCCTGACCATGGAGCGTCCGGTCATCGCCGAGACGGCCTACGTCCATCCTCAGGCGAGCGTGATCGGCTACGTCACCCTCGGCGAGCGGGTCCTCGTCGCCCCCCAGGCCTCGATCCGCGGGGACGAGGGCAAGAACATCCAGGTGGGCGACGAGTCGAACGTCCAGGACGGCGCGGTCATCCACGCCCTGCCGACCGAGGTGAAGGGCGTCAGCAAGATGGAGCACCGGGTGGTGGTGAACGGCCAGGAGTACGCCGTCTACGTCGGCGATCGGGTGACGCTCGCCCCCCAGAGCCAGGTGCATGGCCCCTCGGTCGTCGGCGACGACGCCTACATCGGCATGCAGGCCCTGGTCTTCAAGGCCCGCATCGGCGCGGGCTGCGTCCTGGAGCCGCGCGCGGGGGCCATCGGCGTCAACATCCGGGAGGGCCACTACGTGCCCGCCGGGGTGGTCGTCACCAGCCAGGAGCAGGCGGACGCTTTGCCGGCCATCACCCCGGGCTACGCCTACCACGACGCGGGCGCCCAGGCGGTGAAGGTCAACACCCAGCTGGCCGAGGGCTACCGCAACCTCTACCCGGGGGGCTACAAGCCGCAGGGCGCCCTCAGCGAGGGGCCTTGACCAGGAGGCCGTCGCTGAGGGTCGTCTGGCCGTAGTAGTGGCCCAGGATCTGGTCGTAGGAGTAGCCCATGTCGGCCATGGCCTTGGCCCCCCACTGCGACATGCCCACCCCGTGCCCCCAGCCGCGCCCCGCGAAGGCGAAGGTGCCGTCCTGGGCGCGGGCCACGTTGAAGAAGGTGCTGCGCAGGCCGAAGGCGAAGCGGAGCTTCTCGCCGCCGACCTCGGCGGTGCCTGAGGTCCCGGTGAGCCGGGCCCGCTTGAGGCGCCCCGAGTAGCTGCGCTCCAGGGGCTCGATGTTCACGAGCTCCCCGATGGAGAGCCCCAGCTTGGCGAGCGCCTGGGCGCTGCGCTCCGCGCTGGCGGTGGCCTCCCAGACGTAGCGGGGGCTCTGCTGGTCGAAGTCGGGGACGGGCTGCAGGTAGGGGATGGCCTTGCCCCACACCTCCTGGCTGGACTCGGTGAAGCCCCCCGAGGAGTCGCTGTAGAAGGCGTCGATGGGCTTGCCGAGGTAGGTGAGGATGCGGCCGCGGGTCTCGTCCACCGCCTGGTTGGTCGAGGGGCGCTCCAGCTTGGCGCCCCCGTAGGCCTGGCTCACCACCGTGGCCTTGAGGTCGTAGCCCAGCGCGTTGAACTGCCCCATGTGCGCCACGGCGTAGGTGCGGGCGGCGACCGCCTGGGCCTTGAGGGCCTCGGGGTGCCAGCTCGGGATCACCTCGGCCGGCACCACCCCGTACAGGTAGGCTTCGAGGCCAAGCTCGTTGACGACCGCGAGGGCCCCGCTGCCGGCGCGCACCTCGAGCTCGCCCCGGTAGGTCTTGCCCGCGACCGAGACGCGCACCTCGGGCGAGGGCGCGTCGGC from Pantanalinema sp. carries:
- a CDS encoding peptidylprolyl isomerase, which gives rise to MSLRTLAIPLSLAAMLASAGAAEAKAQAKTEAKPEAIQEVEKAAGHKVTLGSKVQFTTSKGKFTVVLFPKEAPKTVANFEKLVKKGFYDGLVFHRVIPGFVAQGGDPEGTGGGGPGYTIPDELDSSLKHIRGSLAMAKTMAPNSGGSQFYIGFQPLPSLDGRYTVFGQVISGMDVVDKLQATEGPGANPAKPDKMLKVTLVK
- a CDS encoding SpoIID/LytB domain-containing protein; this encodes MHKPLFLLAAGLCLLAAAPGALAQEGDRLIRIGVVEAAPSATLGVTVPSALFEGERMVARFAASAPIVVTQASDSLEVSLPDGTTASARGPLRLRADAPSPEVRVSVAGKTYRGELEVRAGSGALAVVNELGLEAYLYGVVPAEVIPSWHPEALKAQAVAARTYAVAHMGQFNALGYDLKATVVSQAYGGAKLERPSTNQAVDETRGRILTYLGKPIDAFYSDSSGGFTESSQEVWGKAIPYLQPVPDFDQQSPRYVWEATASAERSAQALAKLGLSIGELVNIEPLERSYSGRLKRARLTGTSGTAEVGGEKLRFAFGLRSTFFNVARAQDGTFAFAGRGWGHGVGMSQWGAKAMADMGYSYDQILGHYYGQTTLSDGLLVKAPR